The following proteins come from a genomic window of bacterium:
- a CDS encoding YggS family pyridoxal phosphate-dependent enzyme, with the protein MIAQNLEKIKKEIKEACAACSRNPESITLIAVSKTKPITAILEAKQAGQNDFGENYTHELIEKYQPDIRFHFIGHLQSRKVKDVIGKTVLIHTLDSLKLAKEINKQAAKLNIVQECLIQVMVEEEKTKSGINPDDLPILLKECSALSHIKITGLMCIPPPEQDPEKSRPYFKTMKQLADKNQISELSMGMSHDFKVAIEEGATMIRVGTAIFGKRN; encoded by the coding sequence AAAAAAGAAATAAAAGAAGCTTGTGCCGCGTGCAGCCGCAACCCGGAAAGCATTACACTCATTGCCGTATCCAAAACAAAACCCATCACTGCTATTTTAGAAGCAAAACAAGCCGGTCAAAACGATTTTGGAGAGAATTACACACACGAATTGATAGAAAAATACCAACCCGATATTCGCTTTCACTTTATAGGCCATCTGCAAAGTCGCAAAGTAAAAGACGTTATAGGCAAAACTGTTTTAATCCACACGCTTGATTCTTTAAAGCTGGCAAAAGAAATTAACAAGCAGGCTGCTAAACTGAATATTGTTCAGGAATGTTTGATTCAGGTGATGGTAGAAGAAGAAAAAACAAAATCGGGCATAAATCCAGATGATCTTCCCATTCTTTTAAAAGAATGCTCGGCTCTCTCCCACATTAAAATTACGGGTCTCATGTGTATCCCGCCGCCAGAACAAGATCCCGAAAAATCACGACCGTATTTTAAAACAATGAAACAACTGGCGGATAAAAACCAGATAAGCGAGCTATCCATGGGCATGAGCCACGATTTTAAAGTAGCGATAGAAGAAGGAGCTACAATGATTCGTGTAGGTACGGCTATTTTTGGGAAGCGTAATTAA